Proteins encoded in a region of the Mycolicibacterium chitae genome:
- a CDS encoding acyl-CoA thioesterase II, with the protein MRTSAHTDFEELLAILDLRKVDGDGGTETFFGAHPSKNPIRTFGGQMMAQAFVAGSRTVPANLPPSALNFHFIAGGDPAQDLEFTVVRLRDERRFANRRVDVTQNGVLLGTALISYLAGGRGLEHNISAPEVPEPEGLPKIDELLVGYEETVPLFVEASRPIEWRYTNDPAWIMRDKGAKLDHNRVWMTTEGPMPDDPVLHCAAMVYSSDTTILDSIITTHGLSWGHDRIFAVSIDHSVWFHRPVRFDEWVLYSTTSPVASDSTGLGTGHFFNRDGQIVATVVQEGIVKHFPSRK; encoded by the coding sequence ATGAGGACATCCGCCCACACTGATTTCGAGGAGTTGCTGGCGATACTCGACCTGCGCAAGGTCGACGGCGACGGCGGTACGGAGACCTTCTTCGGGGCACATCCGAGCAAGAACCCCATCCGCACGTTCGGGGGCCAGATGATGGCCCAGGCGTTCGTGGCCGGCAGCCGCACCGTCCCGGCGAATCTGCCGCCGAGTGCCCTCAACTTCCATTTCATCGCCGGCGGTGACCCGGCGCAGGATCTGGAGTTCACCGTCGTGCGGCTGCGCGACGAACGGCGCTTCGCCAACCGTCGCGTCGACGTCACCCAGAACGGTGTGCTGCTGGGCACCGCGCTCATCTCCTACCTGGCGGGGGGCCGCGGGCTGGAGCACAACATCAGCGCCCCCGAGGTGCCCGAGCCCGAGGGCCTGCCGAAGATCGATGAGCTGCTGGTCGGCTACGAGGAGACGGTGCCGCTGTTCGTGGAGGCGTCACGGCCCATCGAGTGGCGCTACACCAACGATCCGGCGTGGATCATGCGCGACAAGGGCGCCAAGCTCGACCACAACCGGGTGTGGATGACGACCGAGGGCCCCATGCCCGACGACCCGGTGCTGCACTGCGCCGCGATGGTGTACTCGTCGGACACCACCATCCTGGACTCGATCATCACCACGCACGGGTTGTCGTGGGGCCACGACCGCATCTTCGCCGTCTCCATCGACCACTCGGTGTGGTTCCACCGCCCGGTCCGGTTCGACGAGTGGGTGCTCTATTCGACGACGTCGCCAGTGGCCTCGGATTCAACAGGTCTGGGTACCGGGCACTTCTTCAACCGCGACGGTCAGATCGTGGCGACGGTCGTGCAAGAGGGGATCGTCAAGCACTTCCCGAGCCGCAAGTAG
- the pyk gene encoding pyruvate kinase produces MTRRAKIVCTLGPATATDDKTRALVEAGMDVARLNFSHGDYLDHKENYERVRQASDATGRAVGILADLQGPKIRLGRFAEGPVYWATGETVRITTEECTGTHERVSTTYKQLAADAQPGDRLLVDDGKVGLVVEHIDGNDVVCTVTEGGPVSNNKGLSLPGMNVSVPALTEKDIEDLEFALHLGVDLIALSFVRSPADVEIVHEVMDRVGRRVPVIAKLEKPEAIDNLEAIVLAFDAVMVARGDLGVELPLEEVPLVQKRAIQMARENAKPVIVATQMLESMIENSRPTRAEASDVANAVLDGADAVMLSGETSVGKYPLEAVRTMARIISAVEENSIAAPPLTHLPRTKRGVISYAARDIGERLDAKALVAFTQSGDTVKRLARLHTHLPLLAFTAWPEVRSQLALTWGTETFLVDKMVATDDMIREVDRSLLELGRYKRGDLVVIVAGAPPGTVGSTNLIHVHRIGEDDH; encoded by the coding sequence GTGACCAGACGCGCCAAGATCGTATGCACCTTGGGACCAGCCACCGCGACCGACGACAAGACCCGAGCGCTTGTCGAGGCCGGTATGGATGTGGCCCGGCTGAACTTCAGCCACGGTGACTATCTCGACCACAAGGAAAACTACGAGCGGGTGCGGCAGGCGTCGGACGCCACCGGTCGCGCCGTGGGGATCCTCGCGGACCTGCAGGGCCCCAAGATCCGGCTGGGCCGCTTCGCCGAGGGGCCGGTCTACTGGGCCACCGGTGAGACCGTGCGCATCACCACCGAGGAGTGCACGGGCACCCATGAGCGCGTCTCCACCACCTACAAGCAGCTCGCCGCCGATGCGCAGCCGGGGGACCGGCTGCTCGTCGACGACGGCAAGGTGGGCCTGGTCGTCGAACACATCGACGGAAACGACGTCGTGTGCACCGTCACCGAGGGCGGACCGGTCAGCAACAACAAGGGGTTGTCGCTGCCGGGCATGAACGTCTCGGTGCCGGCGCTGACCGAGAAGGACATCGAGGACCTCGAGTTCGCCCTGCACCTGGGGGTCGACCTGATCGCGCTGTCCTTCGTCCGGTCGCCGGCCGACGTCGAGATCGTGCACGAGGTCATGGACCGGGTCGGTCGCCGGGTCCCGGTCATCGCGAAACTCGAAAAGCCCGAAGCCATCGACAATCTCGAGGCCATCGTGTTGGCCTTCGACGCGGTCATGGTGGCGCGTGGCGACCTCGGTGTCGAGCTCCCGCTCGAAGAGGTGCCGCTGGTGCAGAAGCGGGCCATCCAGATGGCCCGCGAGAACGCCAAGCCGGTGATCGTCGCCACCCAGATGCTCGAGTCGATGATCGAGAACTCCCGCCCCACCCGGGCGGAGGCCTCCGACGTCGCCAACGCGGTCCTCGACGGCGCCGACGCGGTGATGCTCTCCGGCGAGACGTCGGTGGGCAAGTACCCGCTGGAGGCGGTGCGGACGATGGCCCGCATCATCAGCGCGGTCGAGGAGAATTCCATTGCGGCACCGCCGTTGACGCACCTGCCGCGCACCAAGCGCGGGGTGATCTCGTATGCCGCCCGCGATATCGGCGAGCGCCTGGACGCCAAGGCGCTGGTGGCGTTCACCCAGTCCGGTGACACCGTCAAGCGGCTGGCCCGGCTGCACACCCACCTGCCGCTGTTGGCCTTCACCGCGTGGCCCGAGGTGCGCAGCCAGCTCGCATTGACCTGGGGCACCGAGACTTTCCTGGTCGACAAGATGGTCGCCACCGACGACATGATCCGCGAGGTGGACAGGTCGCTGCTCGAACTCGGCCGGTACAAGCGGGGTGACCTGGTGGTCATCGTCGCGGGTGCTCCGCCGGGCACAGTAGGCTCGACCAATCTGATCCACGTCCACCGCATCGGGGAGGACGACCACTAA
- a CDS encoding DUF2752 domain-containing protein: MAPDGSQSTRVARYSALGAGAAVAGGLAYVGLVDPHRPGSVFPPCPFKMITGWDCPACGGLRMTHDLLHGDLAGAVADNVFLLIGLPLLLVWGLWRWRTAKPLFTWWTGATVLVALAAWTVVRNLPGFPLVPTVLDT; the protein is encoded by the coding sequence ATGGCACCTGACGGGTCTCAATCCACCCGCGTCGCCCGGTATTCGGCGTTGGGCGCCGGCGCCGCGGTGGCCGGCGGTCTGGCCTACGTCGGGCTCGTCGATCCGCATCGGCCGGGATCGGTGTTCCCGCCGTGTCCGTTCAAGATGATCACCGGCTGGGATTGCCCGGCCTGCGGCGGCCTTCGCATGACCCACGACCTGCTGCACGGCGACCTGGCGGGCGCCGTCGCCGACAACGTCTTCCTGCTGATCGGCCTACCGCTGCTGTTGGTGTGGGGGCTGTGGCGGTGGCGGACCGCCAAGCCGTTGTTCACCTGGTGGACCGGTGCGACCGTGCTGGTCGCGCTGGCCGCCTGGACGGTGGTCCGCAACCTGCCCGGTTTCCCGTTGGTGCCGACCGTCCTCGACACCTGA
- a CDS encoding TM2 domain-containing protein — protein sequence MPPQYGAQPQYPPPPGGYYDPSAPWGRHPVTGEPFSDKSKVVAGLLQLVGLVGICGIGRFYLGDTGLGITQLIVGIVTCGIGAVIWGIIDAVLILTDRVRDPHGRPLRDGT from the coding sequence ATGCCGCCGCAATACGGCGCGCAGCCGCAATACCCGCCGCCACCCGGGGGCTACTACGACCCCTCGGCCCCCTGGGGCCGCCACCCGGTGACCGGCGAACCGTTCTCCGACAAGTCCAAAGTCGTTGCGGGCCTTCTGCAACTCGTCGGCCTGGTCGGCATCTGCGGCATCGGCCGGTTCTATCTCGGCGACACCGGCCTGGGCATCACCCAGCTGATCGTCGGCATCGTCACCTGCGGCATCGGGGCGGTCATCTGGGGCATCATCGACGCCGTCCTGATCCTCACCGACCGCGTGCGCGACCCGCACGGTCGGCCGCTGCGCGATGGCACCTGA